A DNA window from Nitrospira sp. contains the following coding sequences:
- a CDS encoding Cyclic peptide export ABC transporter (MaGe:77307796) produces the protein MNMRIPGFVSFLFQRSRSVMAMMVGVGVLSGLCSAGVLALINRVLHQQPNQAGLLALGFVAAVAGKLATQILSQLALTRFAQDTTLDLSLTLCQKILASPYRRTERYGHANILVTLTDDVSMLAWSIQSLPQLAMNVAIVVGCGVYLLWLSWPTFLLVVTATLLGAWGYHWLHARAFSTIYSSREARAQLFKHFRSLTEGIKELTLHRQRRAEFLDHEIHGAADLYRQTSIEASRQYAIAEAWSHFAFYSMIGVILFVFPLMLPLSTESLIGYVVVLLYMMSPIWGIIGILPTIERGQVAFENIQRLGVSLDESVERRGNVVSTAPAGQLQSLILESVTFEYAADCRGNDPFSLGPISLTLRPGELSFVIGGNGSGKSTFVKLLTGLYVPHSGTVSLNGTALSDANREWYREHFSVVFSDFYLFEKLLGIEDARIQTSAAAYLSSLQLDHKVEVMERKFSTIDLSQGQRKRLALLTAYLEDRPLYVFDEWAADQDPLYKEVFYRQLLPELRARGKSVVVITHDDRYFHLGDRVIKLENGKVVSS, from the coding sequence ATGAACATGCGCATCCCAGGGTTCGTTTCGTTTCTCTTTCAGCGGTCACGTTCTGTCATGGCCATGATGGTCGGTGTGGGGGTGTTGTCGGGACTCTGCAGTGCGGGTGTGCTGGCCCTGATCAATCGCGTGTTGCACCAGCAGCCCAATCAGGCCGGGCTGCTCGCGCTGGGGTTTGTGGCAGCGGTTGCCGGGAAGCTCGCGACCCAGATCCTTTCGCAATTGGCCCTGACGCGCTTCGCTCAAGACACGACTCTCGATCTCTCCCTGACGCTCTGTCAAAAGATTCTTGCCTCTCCCTATCGACGCACCGAGAGGTACGGTCACGCGAATATCTTGGTGACGCTGACCGACGATGTCAGCATGCTGGCGTGGTCGATTCAAAGTTTGCCGCAATTGGCGATGAATGTGGCTATTGTGGTTGGGTGCGGTGTCTATCTGCTCTGGCTGTCCTGGCCGACCTTTCTGCTCGTTGTGACCGCCACATTGCTGGGTGCCTGGGGGTATCATTGGTTGCATGCGCGGGCGTTTTCGACGATCTATTCTTCCCGTGAGGCCAGAGCTCAGCTCTTTAAGCATTTCCGGTCTTTGACAGAGGGGATCAAGGAATTGACCCTCCACAGGCAACGGCGCGCGGAGTTTCTCGATCACGAGATTCATGGGGCGGCCGATCTGTACCGGCAAACGAGTATCGAGGCATCCCGGCAATATGCGATTGCCGAGGCCTGGTCGCATTTCGCATTTTATTCCATGATCGGCGTGATCCTGTTTGTCTTCCCATTGATGCTTCCACTGTCGACGGAATCATTAATCGGGTATGTCGTGGTCTTGCTGTATATGATGTCGCCCATTTGGGGGATCATCGGCATCTTGCCGACGATCGAACGCGGGCAGGTTGCGTTTGAAAATATACAACGGCTGGGCGTGTCCTTGGACGAATCCGTCGAGCGCCGCGGCAACGTCGTTTCGACGGCGCCTGCGGGGCAATTACAATCGTTGATATTGGAATCCGTCACGTTTGAATATGCGGCAGACTGCCGCGGGAACGACCCGTTTTCGCTCGGTCCAATCAGCTTGACGCTGCGTCCCGGTGAATTGTCCTTTGTGATCGGAGGAAATGGCAGCGGGAAATCGACGTTCGTCAAGCTGCTTACCGGCTTGTATGTTCCGCACTCAGGTACGGTGTCGTTGAACGGGACTGCGCTCTCGGATGCCAACCGCGAGTGGTATCGCGAGCATTTCTCGGTGGTGTTTTCAGACTTTTATTTATTTGAGAAACTGTTGGGTATTGAGGATGCGCGGATCCAGACCTCGGCGGCGGCGTATCTCTCTAGCTTGCAGCTCGACCATAAGGTCGAGGTCATGGAGCGCAAATTCTCAACGATCGATTTATCCCAAGGGCAGCGAAAACGTCTGGCGTTGTTAACGGCGTATCTGGAGGACCGTCCCTTGTATGTGTTCGATGAGTGGGCGGCCGATCAGGATCCGTTGTACAAGGAAGTCTTCTATAGACAGCTATTACCGGAACTTCGCGCGCGAGGGAAAAGTGTGGTGGTCATTACGCATGATGACCGGTATTTCCATCTCGGGGATCGAGTGATCAAGCTGGAAAACGGGAAAGTCGTATCCTCCTGA
- a CDS encoding Amino acid adenylation domain-containing protein (MaGe:77307795), translating to MSESVPISVRTLAELFAYRCEQAGSGLAYAYLKDIAEIDRQLTWGDLAGEVNALAKALGARVEPGARALLMYPPGLEVVVAFWACIQAGLVPVPAPAPDPIRRKHSLSRLQAILDDAQATLILTTAGIQAQCAEQSLVAADRQIHWLATDQPAGEEWPSLGHRVSMSDLAYLQYTSGSTATPRGVMISHGNVLAQCEAIRQAAGVDAGSRSLCWLPYFHDYGLVHGILAPFYAGIPAFLLSPLTFLRRPLRWLEAIDRWDITHSGAPSFAYEACVKAYQKQPDWSGDLARWAVASCGAEPIHRRMIAAFTQTFAPHGFQGNAFMPAYGLAEATLVVSSTSRSETPHTITVDSAALESHRVEVRNPDQAGARELVGCGRPLPGSRVMIVEPGSGTECAAGQVGEIWVSSPSVALGYWRRTEATVETFNAQVSGRPSEPFLRTGDLGFFSEDQLVITGRLKDLIILNGRNIYPHDLEAAIETCHPMVRNGGCVAFSVDVDEIERLIIVLEVDRQQDLQADEVATAVRVTLAERFEVPVWGVVLVRHGTIPKTSSGKVQRQACRTAYLDQSLAVVAAQMLIVEEAVADSSSGFDGSQQGHDPFTNDGTIAAYVKRAFAEQSGLPVSAIEAGTPLVNIGLDSLGTSLVKNRLEQEFGVELSFGQLFGQGTVRDLEAYLLASRSEAPSGAESRVRLQGGTAELAESSLLQEGGEVGRHPLSCSQERLWFLEQVQPGSALNHISIGMRLAGPLDLPAFTAGIQELVQRHDILRMGFASVGEVPYQATSAGAVAKVSRISLREISPLNRDAEIRRRVREEVLVPFDLGNPPLLRVLLLELGDGEHLCILTVHRLVSDGWSLRVLCRELAKHYLSRSDDREIGGSHSQRSYLDFSQWQRDQLESERYVAQTDYWQRQLDRMPSLLDLPSDRPRPHVPRFQGGSRVRALSKSMAEDLGAFCSRQGTTKFMTIYSALCAWLRRATRTTDIVVGTVLANRRQSQWQDVVGYCANTVALRMDLSDIETGEQLLRLARQTVCEAYDHQDVPFERVIGALKGRQAAGSPHVFNIMIVWEDDPLSELRLDGLSVSPVPIDDVAVELDLTLLVVNGADGLELVMLYDRALFDGGTVDRMLAQIELLLKGLIENPGSRLLELPLLTPDERQQIVVEWNRSAVDVRQATSILPMIEARLAQVPERAAVVCGEDRLSYRELAVRVDRLARAVRDATGGRNVRVGLCVDRSTSSLIGILGILKAGAAYVPLDARAPEQRQRLILEDASVALLVTQRHLRAALPYSGGPVIELESFTDAESPNNTLMGWPQPALDHAAYVIYTSGSTGRPKGVEITHGALLHSLLARLQYYNDPVECCLLTFPIAFDGSVTSIFWTLLHAGTLVIPTEDHYGDPHQLGALIARHQVSHVVLVPSLYEAMLRDAAVAAALKSLRVVVSAGESLPVSLLRRHYERLPEAALYNEYGPTEATVWSTVYRTTGTELGGRIPIGKPIAGAAVYVLDERLSPVPVGVVGEIVIGGAGLARGYLNRPELTSARFLPNPFVPGARVYRTGDLGVLRQDGNIEYIGRADSQVKVRGYRIELGDIELALRGLPGVRAAAAVVREDMAVGPSLIAFVTSDQTPGSASPYLHELLKRMLPSYMVPAAVFTVDAIPSLSNGKVDRRALQEYTCGESRNDQAFVRARDPIEQGLLEIWRDVLGEQSIDIHRNFFSLGGHSLIATQVVSRIRDVFRVELPLRAMFESPTIAGIAALIRVEQHRGNAPAPLPPIVPVSRERSLPLSFSQQRMWFVQQLAPEATAYNLLFVSRHKGALSVPVVRQVVNVLSQRHEAFRTTFAMTGAGLEQRIAPWDSPHLVEIDLRRIPADRREAEARRLAELEGARPFDLEKGPLARISLITLDQDDHLIVLNLHHIVGDQWSFGILGRDFAAYYNALCQGQPLPEMASPIQYADYAVWQRRCMTEAVLAAQEQYWTNTLEQLPLLHLPTDFPRPAVQTFEGGLCAVDIPDALIQRLKQFSADQHMTPFMTMLACFQLLLSRYTGQVDVAVGCPIANRTHSSMEQLIGTFVNTLVLRVDLGGNPLVTDVLGRVKTAALGAFANQDYPFDKLVESLQVERDASMAPLVQVLFNMVNAPIGDIQLYGLEWEPFEVETGSAQFDLSLSIELEVAKKVYFTFNSALFSRETVERLAGHYLRLMESVMSNPQARVSELKMLGEAERTRILYDWNRTAAEYPHTDCLPEHIERQAEEVPDAIAVSMENRALTYRDLNGQANQLARALRAIGVSSGVAVGVCLERSVDMVPVLLAVMKAGGCYVPLDPDYPRDRVRFMVEDSGAPLVITTTALSDRFSGQSCRVWCLDREGRAFPADDAHNLPPSASGSDLAYILYTSGSTGQPKGVEIQHRSLMNFLWAMKRQPGCTRGDIVLSVTTLSFDIAGLELYLPLLVGGRVEIVSRAVATDGHKLRDTLERVRPTIMQATPATWRLLLETGWAGSSTLTALCGGEALPQDLARALGSRTQALWNMYGPTETTIWSTVERITATSPEITIGRPIANTDLYVLDPYLQPVPVGVAGEIYIGGDGVARGYHGRADLTADRFIPHPFSAHLGAKLYRTGDLGRYRTDGKIVHLGRIDHQVKIRGFRIELGEIEAILGRHPKIKQTVVTARDDQHGFKQLAAYMVVQDGQVAGAEELRSFLRAVLPEYMVPSFFVFLEAFPLTANKKIDVRALPQPEASGHPAGQPHVGPRNGMEVQLTALWQQVLEVQEIGIHDNFFDLGGHSLKAAQLFYQMEVVFGKQLPLATLFQAPTIAELAAVLAKASWVPLWQSLVAIQPSGTGIPLFMVPGVGGNVLVFAKLARILGAAQPFYGLQARGLDGKETPFASVPEMAAHYVQEVRRMHPSGPYLIGGVCTGGLIGYEMARQLTALGCQVTLFMMDTWHPDSYDRYKHRLVAKAFMSVIVLGKIAGDIRRIARLPMSEWWTTFVRKTQVALSLFSQSLTDHIQDRDFQVQRLTEATLLAVARYRVLPTAARVVNVVASNRHIEDVIPDTRHRWQELGVESSRTVHIPAEDSGRLFVSPFVEELAGHVQHYLEKSPDRAAGAEAPTRTNRSA from the coding sequence ATGAGTGAATCAGTACCCATTTCAGTCCGCACCCTCGCAGAACTATTTGCCTACCGCTGTGAGCAGGCCGGTAGCGGATTGGCCTATGCTTATCTCAAGGATATCGCTGAGATAGATCGTCAATTGACGTGGGGCGATCTTGCGGGCGAAGTAAATGCTCTCGCAAAAGCACTGGGGGCGCGTGTCGAGCCTGGCGCTCGCGCATTGCTGATGTATCCTCCCGGACTTGAAGTGGTAGTAGCGTTCTGGGCCTGTATTCAAGCCGGTCTCGTTCCTGTTCCGGCTCCCGCGCCAGATCCCATCAGGCGCAAGCATAGCCTCTCGCGCCTCCAGGCCATTCTGGACGATGCGCAAGCCACACTCATTCTGACGACGGCCGGCATCCAAGCGCAGTGCGCAGAGCAATCCCTCGTGGCGGCGGATCGTCAGATTCACTGGCTGGCTACCGATCAACCGGCGGGCGAGGAATGGCCGAGCTTGGGACATCGTGTGTCGATGTCGGACCTGGCCTATTTGCAATATACGTCAGGTTCAACCGCAACACCGCGTGGCGTGATGATCAGTCACGGCAATGTCCTCGCTCAATGCGAGGCCATCCGCCAGGCCGCCGGAGTCGATGCCGGGAGCCGCTCGCTGTGCTGGCTTCCCTATTTTCACGACTATGGATTGGTGCATGGGATTCTCGCCCCGTTCTATGCCGGCATTCCCGCGTTCCTCTTATCTCCGCTCACATTTCTTCGACGGCCACTCCGCTGGCTTGAAGCCATCGACCGGTGGGATATCACACATAGCGGCGCGCCGAGTTTTGCCTACGAGGCCTGCGTAAAGGCGTATCAGAAACAGCCGGATTGGTCTGGCGATCTTGCGCGTTGGGCGGTGGCCAGTTGTGGCGCCGAGCCAATTCATCGCCGGATGATCGCGGCATTTACCCAGACGTTTGCTCCGCATGGATTCCAGGGGAATGCCTTCATGCCGGCCTATGGGCTGGCTGAGGCGACGTTGGTGGTCTCCAGTACGTCGCGGTCTGAAACCCCTCATACGATTACGGTGGATTCGGCTGCGCTGGAGTCGCATCGAGTCGAAGTTCGCAACCCGGATCAGGCGGGTGCCCGTGAGCTTGTCGGCTGTGGCCGTCCGCTTCCGGGATCTCGGGTCATGATCGTCGAGCCTGGAAGTGGGACGGAATGTGCCGCCGGACAAGTTGGAGAGATCTGGGTGTCCAGTCCAAGCGTGGCCTTAGGGTATTGGCGGAGAACGGAGGCGACCGTTGAGACATTCAACGCGCAGGTCTCCGGCCGTCCATCCGAGCCGTTCCTCCGTACGGGAGACTTGGGATTCTTCAGCGAGGATCAGCTGGTTATTACCGGCCGTCTGAAAGATTTGATTATTCTGAACGGGCGGAATATCTACCCGCATGATTTAGAGGCGGCGATTGAAACTTGTCATCCCATGGTGCGGAATGGCGGATGCGTGGCGTTCTCGGTCGATGTGGATGAGATCGAGCGTCTCATCATTGTGCTGGAAGTCGACCGGCAGCAAGATCTGCAAGCCGATGAGGTGGCGACGGCCGTTCGCGTGACATTGGCGGAACGGTTTGAAGTTCCCGTGTGGGGGGTTGTGCTGGTGCGTCATGGGACGATTCCCAAGACGTCAAGCGGAAAAGTGCAGCGGCAAGCCTGTCGAACGGCCTATCTCGATCAGTCCTTGGCCGTGGTTGCTGCGCAGATGCTTATCGTGGAAGAGGCCGTGGCCGATTCCAGCTCAGGATTTGACGGCTCTCAACAAGGGCATGATCCGTTTACGAACGATGGAACAATAGCGGCGTATGTGAAGCGTGCTTTTGCCGAGCAATCCGGCCTCCCGGTCTCCGCAATCGAGGCGGGAACACCCTTGGTCAATATCGGGTTGGATTCCCTTGGGACTAGCCTAGTCAAGAATCGGCTTGAGCAGGAGTTCGGAGTCGAGCTGTCATTCGGCCAGCTATTTGGGCAGGGGACGGTGCGGGATCTTGAGGCCTATCTCTTGGCGTCTCGCTCAGAGGCGCCATCAGGAGCAGAGAGCCGCGTGCGTCTGCAGGGAGGCACGGCTGAGTTGGCCGAGAGCAGTCTGCTGCAAGAGGGCGGAGAAGTAGGGCGGCATCCGCTTTCCTGCAGTCAGGAGCGGCTGTGGTTCTTGGAGCAAGTTCAGCCTGGCAGTGCGCTGAATCATATTTCTATCGGGATGAGATTGGCGGGGCCGCTGGATCTGCCGGCGTTCACAGCCGGCATCCAGGAGCTGGTGCAACGGCATGACATATTGAGAATGGGGTTTGCCTCGGTTGGCGAGGTGCCTTATCAAGCCACGTCGGCTGGAGCGGTTGCGAAGGTCTCGCGGATTTCCTTGCGCGAAATCTCTCCCCTGAATCGTGACGCAGAAATCAGACGGAGGGTTCGTGAGGAAGTGCTCGTCCCCTTTGACTTGGGAAACCCGCCTTTGCTCAGAGTCCTGTTGCTCGAATTAGGCGATGGAGAGCATCTCTGCATCCTGACCGTTCATCGCCTCGTGTCGGATGGGTGGTCCTTACGAGTGCTCTGCAGGGAACTCGCCAAACATTATTTGTCGCGAAGCGACGATCGGGAGATCGGAGGCTCGCATTCACAGCGATCCTATCTGGACTTCAGTCAATGGCAGAGAGACCAGTTGGAGAGTGAACGGTACGTTGCGCAGACGGACTATTGGCAACGTCAGTTGGATCGCATGCCGTCCTTGCTCGATCTGCCCTCCGATCGGCCGCGACCGCATGTGCCGAGGTTCCAGGGAGGATCCAGAGTTCGCGCGCTCTCCAAGTCGATGGCGGAGGATCTGGGTGCGTTCTGCAGCCGGCAGGGCACGACCAAATTCATGACAATCTATTCCGCGTTGTGTGCCTGGCTGCGGCGCGCCACCCGGACAACAGACATCGTGGTCGGGACGGTCTTGGCGAATCGCCGCCAGTCGCAGTGGCAGGATGTGGTGGGATATTGTGCCAATACCGTGGCCTTGCGCATGGACCTTTCCGATATCGAGACGGGGGAACAACTTCTCCGTCTCGCTCGCCAGACCGTCTGTGAGGCCTACGACCATCAGGATGTGCCGTTCGAGCGGGTGATCGGTGCGCTCAAGGGACGACAGGCCGCCGGCTCGCCGCATGTGTTCAATATCATGATTGTGTGGGAGGACGATCCTCTCAGCGAGTTGCGTCTTGATGGATTGTCGGTCAGCCCTGTCCCGATCGACGATGTGGCGGTCGAACTCGATCTGACACTGTTGGTCGTTAATGGAGCCGATGGACTTGAGCTGGTGATGCTCTATGACCGGGCGCTGTTCGACGGTGGAACGGTCGATCGCATGCTCGCTCAGATCGAACTCCTCTTGAAAGGCCTGATAGAAAATCCCGGATCGCGTCTTCTGGAATTGCCGCTGCTGACACCGGATGAACGGCAGCAAATTGTGGTCGAGTGGAACCGCAGTGCGGTCGATGTGCGGCAGGCCACGTCGATTTTGCCGATGATCGAGGCTCGTCTCGCGCAGGTTCCTGAGAGAGCGGCCGTGGTGTGTGGGGAAGACCGGTTGTCCTATCGTGAACTCGCGGTGCGTGTGGACCGGCTGGCCAGGGCGGTGCGTGACGCCACGGGAGGGCGAAACGTTCGGGTTGGGTTGTGTGTCGATCGATCGACCTCCAGTCTCATCGGGATTCTCGGCATTCTGAAGGCCGGCGCGGCCTATGTGCCGCTCGATGCCCGTGCGCCGGAACAGCGCCAGCGATTGATTCTCGAGGATGCCAGCGTTGCGCTTTTGGTAACGCAGCGCCATTTGCGAGCCGCTCTTCCCTACAGTGGCGGACCGGTCATTGAGCTGGAGTCGTTTACAGACGCCGAGTCTCCCAACAACACATTGATGGGGTGGCCGCAGCCGGCGCTCGATCATGCCGCCTATGTCATCTACACGTCAGGGTCGACGGGGCGGCCGAAGGGCGTGGAGATTACCCATGGCGCGCTCCTGCATTCGCTTCTGGCGCGGTTGCAGTATTACAACGATCCTGTCGAGTGCTGCCTTCTGACCTTTCCCATTGCCTTCGATGGGTCTGTCACGAGTATTTTTTGGACCCTGCTGCATGCAGGGACTCTCGTCATCCCAACGGAAGACCATTATGGAGACCCGCATCAACTCGGAGCGTTGATTGCCCGCCATCAGGTGTCCCACGTCGTGCTCGTGCCATCGCTCTATGAAGCGATGCTGCGCGATGCCGCTGTCGCTGCCGCGCTCAAGTCTCTCCGGGTGGTGGTGTCTGCAGGAGAAAGCCTTCCTGTTTCCTTGTTGCGACGGCACTATGAACGTCTTCCGGAGGCGGCGCTGTATAACGAGTATGGGCCGACGGAGGCGACGGTGTGGTCGACGGTGTACCGAACGACGGGAACGGAGCTGGGCGGGCGCATCCCAATTGGAAAGCCCATTGCTGGCGCCGCTGTGTATGTGTTGGATGAGCGATTGTCTCCCGTTCCTGTCGGAGTGGTGGGAGAGATTGTGATCGGCGGGGCCGGTTTGGCGCGTGGGTATCTGAATCGTCCAGAGTTGACGAGCGCCAGGTTTCTCCCCAATCCATTTGTGCCGGGAGCCCGCGTCTATCGGACGGGCGATCTCGGTGTGCTGCGTCAGGATGGGAATATCGAGTATATTGGGCGCGCAGACAGCCAAGTGAAAGTGCGGGGATATCGCATCGAGCTTGGCGACATTGAGTTGGCCCTGCGTGGGTTGCCGGGTGTCCGTGCTGCGGCAGCGGTTGTGCGAGAGGATATGGCAGTCGGCCCAAGTCTCATCGCGTTTGTGACATCCGATCAGACGCCGGGCTCAGCAAGCCCCTATTTGCATGAATTGCTCAAGCGGATGCTTCCCTCCTATATGGTTCCTGCCGCTGTATTTACGGTCGATGCCATCCCGTCCCTCTCCAACGGCAAAGTCGACCGGCGGGCGCTTCAAGAATACACCTGTGGCGAGAGCCGGAACGACCAGGCGTTCGTTCGCGCGCGCGATCCGATTGAACAGGGCCTGCTTGAAATTTGGCGCGATGTATTGGGGGAACAGTCGATCGATATCCATCGCAACTTCTTTTCCTTGGGCGGCCATTCGCTCATCGCCACGCAAGTCGTGTCGCGCATTCGCGATGTGTTTCGCGTAGAACTGCCGTTGCGCGCGATGTTCGAGTCGCCGACGATTGCCGGCATCGCGGCGTTGATTCGCGTGGAACAGCATCGGGGCAATGCGCCGGCGCCACTGCCGCCGATTGTGCCGGTTTCGCGCGAGAGGTCGCTGCCGCTGTCATTTTCGCAGCAACGAATGTGGTTCGTTCAGCAGTTGGCGCCGGAAGCGACGGCGTATAATCTGCTGTTCGTGTCACGGCACAAAGGCGCGTTGAGCGTGCCCGTGGTCAGGCAGGTTGTGAATGTGCTCTCTCAGCGCCACGAAGCGTTTCGAACGACCTTTGCGATGACCGGGGCCGGCCTGGAGCAGCGGATCGCGCCGTGGGATTCTCCTCACCTGGTTGAAATCGACCTTCGCAGAATTCCGGCGGATCGACGAGAGGCCGAAGCGCGGCGGCTGGCTGAATTGGAAGGGGCTCGTCCGTTTGATCTTGAGAAAGGGCCGCTTGCGAGAATCTCGTTGATTACTCTCGATCAAGACGATCATTTGATTGTGCTCAATCTGCATCATATTGTTGGCGATCAATGGTCTTTCGGCATTCTCGGGCGCGATTTCGCCGCATACTATAATGCGCTCTGCCAGGGGCAGCCGTTGCCTGAAATGGCTTCGCCTATCCAGTACGCGGACTACGCGGTCTGGCAGCGCCGGTGCATGACGGAAGCGGTCTTAGCCGCGCAAGAACAGTATTGGACGAATACGTTGGAGCAGCTTCCCCTGCTGCATCTTCCGACGGACTTTCCAAGGCCGGCCGTTCAAACATTCGAGGGAGGACTGTGCGCGGTCGATATTCCGGATGCCTTGATCCAACGGCTGAAACAGTTCAGCGCCGATCAGCACATGACTCCCTTTATGACGATGCTGGCGTGCTTCCAGCTGCTCTTGAGCCGCTATACGGGGCAGGTGGATGTGGCCGTCGGCTGTCCGATTGCGAACCGGACACATAGCTCGATGGAGCAGCTGATCGGAACCTTCGTCAATACCCTGGTGCTTCGGGTCGATCTCGGTGGCAACCCTCTGGTGACGGATGTGCTCGGGCGTGTGAAGACTGCCGCGCTGGGCGCGTTTGCCAACCAAGACTATCCGTTCGACAAGCTGGTGGAAAGCCTTCAGGTCGAACGCGATGCGAGCATGGCGCCGTTGGTCCAGGTGTTGTTCAACATGGTCAATGCGCCGATCGGAGATATTCAGCTGTACGGATTGGAGTGGGAGCCCTTCGAGGTCGAGACCGGTTCGGCTCAGTTCGATTTGAGCCTGTCCATCGAGTTGGAAGTCGCCAAGAAGGTCTACTTCACATTCAACTCCGCCTTATTCTCGCGCGAGACGGTCGAGCGCTTGGCCGGACATTATCTCAGGTTGATGGAGAGTGTCATGTCGAACCCGCAGGCGCGGGTGTCCGAGCTGAAGATGCTGGGGGAGGCGGAACGGACGCGCATTCTGTATGACTGGAACCGGACGGCCGCGGAGTATCCACATACGGATTGCCTGCCTGAGCATATCGAAAGGCAGGCGGAAGAAGTTCCTGACGCGATTGCGGTTTCAATGGAGAACCGCGCGCTCACCTATCGCGATCTCAACGGGCAGGCCAACCAGCTGGCTCGGGCGTTGCGGGCCATCGGCGTTTCTTCGGGGGTGGCTGTCGGCGTGTGCCTGGAGCGATCAGTGGACATGGTCCCAGTGTTACTCGCGGTCATGAAGGCCGGGGGATGTTATGTTCCGCTCGACCCCGATTACCCTCGCGATCGCGTTCGGTTTATGGTGGAAGATTCCGGAGCCCCGCTAGTCATCACGACCACGGCATTGTCCGATCGTTTCAGCGGCCAGTCATGCCGTGTCTGGTGTCTGGATCGCGAGGGGCGCGCCTTTCCGGCGGACGATGCGCATAATCTTCCACCCTCGGCTTCCGGTTCCGATCTCGCGTACATTCTCTATACCTCGGGATCGACCGGGCAGCCCAAGGGTGTGGAAATACAGCATCGTTCTCTGATGAATTTCCTCTGGGCCATGAAGCGCCAGCCCGGCTGTACTCGAGGCGACATTGTGCTCTCCGTGACGACCCTGTCGTTCGACATTGCGGGGCTGGAGCTCTATCTCCCGCTTCTTGTCGGAGGGCGAGTTGAGATTGTCAGCCGGGCGGTTGCTACAGATGGACATAAGCTTCGAGACACGCTTGAACGAGTCCGGCCGACCATCATGCAGGCAACGCCCGCAACCTGGCGGCTTCTCCTTGAGACGGGATGGGCCGGCAGTTCGACGCTGACCGCTCTGTGCGGCGGCGAAGCGCTTCCGCAGGATCTTGCGCGTGCGTTGGGAAGCAGAACGCAGGCGCTCTGGAACATGTATGGCCCGACGGAAACGACGATCTGGTCAACGGTCGAACGAATCACTGCAACGTCTCCTGAGATCACCATTGGCCGTCCGATCGCGAATACAGACCTGTACGTGCTTGATCCATATTTACAACCGGTTCCGGTTGGGGTCGCCGGAGAAATCTATATCGGAGGGGATGGCGTTGCGCGAGGGTACCATGGCCGCGCGGACCTCACGGCAGATCGATTTATTCCTCATCCGTTCTCCGCTCATTTGGGCGCCAAGCTCTACCGCACGGGCGATCTCGGCCGCTATCGAACCGATGGAAAGATTGTCCATCTGGGGCGAATCGATCATCAGGTCAAGATCCGAGGATTCCGTATCGAGCTCGGTGAAATCGAAGCGATTCTCGGCCGCCATCCAAAGATCAAACAAACCGTTGTGACGGCGCGCGACGATCAGCATGGCTTCAAGCAGTTGGCCGCGTATATGGTGGTACAGGACGGGCAGGTGGCAGGGGCGGAAGAGCTGCGGTCTTTCCTACGGGCGGTGTTGCCGGAATATATGGTGCCGTCGTTTTTTGTTTTCCTTGAGGCGTTCCCCTTAACGGCGAATAAGAAAATCGATGTGCGAGCGTTGCCGCAGCCGGAGGCGTCGGGGCATCCGGCCGGCCAGCCGCATGTCGGTCCTCGGAACGGGATGGAGGTTCAGCTGACGGCGCTGTGGCAACAGGTTCTTGAGGTGCAGGAGATCGGGATTCACGACAATTTCTTCGATCTTGGCGGACATTCCCTCAAGGCGGCGCAGCTGTTCTATCAGATGGAGGTCGTGTTCGGAAAGCAACTGCCTCTCGCCACATTGTTTCAAGCACCCACGATAGCTGAATTAGCCGCTGTCTTGGCCAAAGCGAGTTGGGTGCCTCTGTGGCAGTCCCTAGTTGCGATACAGCCGAGCGGAACTGGCATCCCGTTGTTTATGGTGCCGGGCGTTGGAGGAAACGTGCTCGTTTTTGCAAAGCTGGCACGTATTCTCGGAGCCGCGCAGCCGTTCTATGGATTGCAGGCGAGAGGGCTCGATGGAAAGGAAACGCCGTTCGCCTCGGTGCCGGAGATGGCTGCGCACTATGTGCAGGAAGTGCGACGCATGCATCCCTCTGGACCGTATCTGATTGGAGGCGTCTGTACCGGTGGACTGATCGGGTATGAAATGGCGAGGCAGCTCACCGCGTTAGGTTGTCAGGTTACCCTTTTCATGATGGACACATGGCATCCGGACTCGTACGACAGATACAAGCATCGTCTAGTGGCAAAAGCATTTATGTCTGTGATCGTGCTGGGCAAGATTGCCGGAGATATTCGACGCATCGCGCGGTTGCCGATGAGCGAATGGTGGACCACGTTTGTCCGCAAGACGCAGGTGGCATTGTCATTATTTTCACAGTCCCTCACCGATCATATCCAGGATAGGGACTTCCAAGTGCAACGATTGACCGAGGCCACGCTCCTTGCCGTGGCTCGGTATCGAGTCTTGCCTACGGCTGCGCGGGTTGTGAATGTGGTGGCATCCAATCGGCACATTGAAGATGTCATTCCAGACACGCGGCATCGGTGGCAGGAGTTAGGCGTCGAATCGAGCCGCACGGTGCATATTCCTGCGGAGGACTCTGGCCGCCTGTTCGTGTCGCCGTTCGTTGAAGAGCTTGCTGGCCATGTGCAGCACTATCTTGAGAAGAGCCCGGATCGGGCCGCAGGGGCGGAAGCGCCGACTCGCACCAATCGGTCCGCATGA